Genomic DNA from Natrinema saccharevitans:
GCAGCAAAGACGAATCGAAGATATTCGAAACGTACTTATCCCAAACCGAGAAAATTCGATATGGATGGTGGCTCCGAATCCCGGTGGGACCATGCCCATCACAGGTCGAACGAGATCAGTTGCCTGTGACTATGGTTTCAGCGGCGCCGCTAGTGATGGAGTTGCCAGAGGGATACAATGAAAGTCACAATCTACGGACCAGACGGTTGTAGCAACTGTTCGAATCTGAAAGACAAGACACAAAACGTTATCGACGAACACGGATTCGACGCCGAGGTCGAGAAAGAAGGCGACACCGTGAAGCTCGCGGAGAAAGGCATCATGTCGACGCCTGGGTTCGAAATCGACGACGAGATGGTGTTCACTGGATCGAACCCGTCTGAAGCCGAACTGAAGGAGTACATCGAGGAGCACCTGTAACAGGATGGTCTTCGAGCAGTTCGCTACCTGGGTCGTCGAGACGCTCGGCCTGACTGGCGCACCCAGAGCAGCAGTCCACTTCTGGGTCTACGACACGCTGAAGATCGTCACGCTGCTGGTGGCGGTCATCTTCGGCGTGGGCTACCTGCGGACGTACTTCCCGCCGGAGAAGATTCGAGACTACCTCTCGGGCAAACGAGCGATCACTGGCTATCTCCTCGCTGCACTGCTCGGCATCGTCTCGCCGTTCTGCTCGTGCTCGACAATTCCGATCTTCCTCGGAATGGTCGGCGCGGGCATCCCCTTCGGCGTCACGATGACGTTCCTCGCCGTCTCCCCGATGATCAACGAGGCTGCGCTCGTGGTTCTCCCCGGTGTCGTCGGGTTCGAACTGACGGCACTGTACGCCGTCAGCGGCATCACCATCGGTATGACGAGCGGGTTCGTCCTGAACAAGGCCGGCCTGGAAAAGTATATCGAAGAGTTCGATTTCGGTGACT
This window encodes:
- a CDS encoding thioredoxin family protein; protein product: MKVTIYGPDGCSNCSNLKDKTQNVIDEHGFDAEVEKEGDTVKLAEKGIMSTPGFEIDDEMVFTGSNPSEAELKEYIEEHL
- a CDS encoding permease, coding for MVFEQFATWVVETLGLTGAPRAAVHFWVYDTLKIVTLLVAVIFGVGYLRTYFPPEKIRDYLSGKRAITGYLLAALLGIVSPFCSCSTIPIFLGMVGAGIPFGVTMTFLAVSPMINEAALVVLPGVVGFELTALYAVSGITIGMTSGFVLNKAGLEKYIEEFDFGDSDVDIDEPTHRERARQAYVEAKDIITEIIPYVVIGVGLGAVIHGFVPQTIVTEYLSGPLGVFGAVAVGVPIYTNILGVIPVVESLIGKGLPVGTGLAFMMSVAALSLPQFMILKKVMKKELIAAFAATVATGILLIGLLFNLLL